A single Fundulus heteroclitus isolate FHET01 chromosome 4, MU-UCD_Fhet_4.1, whole genome shotgun sequence DNA region contains:
- the LOC118562968 gene encoding tubulin alpha-1B chain-like isoform X1 yields the protein METFDQSDCVERHDRLIVAQEEERECISVHVGQAGVQIGNACWELYCLEHGIQPDGQMPSDVTIGGGDDLFNTFFSETEAGKHVPRAVFVDLEPTIIDEVRTGTYRQLFHPEQLITGKEDSAYNYARGHYTIGKEMIDPVLHRIRKMADQCTGLQGFLVFHSFGGGTGSGFTSLLMEHLSVDYGKKSKLEFAVYPAPQVSTAVVEPYNTILTTHTTLEHSDCVFMVDNEAIFDICRRNLDIGRPTYTNLNRLISQIVSSITASLRFDGALNVDLTEFQTNLVPYPRIHFPLATYAPVISAEKAYHEQLTVAEITNACFDPANQMVKCDPRHGKYMACCLLYRGDVVPKDVNAAIKTKRRIQFVDWCPTGFKVGINYQPPTVVPGGDLAKVQRAVCMLSNTTAIAEAWARLNHKFDLMYAKRAFVHWYVGEGMEEGEFSEAREDMAALEKDYEEVGVDSIEGEDEEGEEY from the exons AATCAGACTGTGTTGAGCGCCACGATCGATTGATTGTCGCGCAAGAGGAGGAG cgTGAGTGCATCTCCGTCCACGTGGGCCAGGCCGGCGTCCAGATCGGGAACGCCTGCTGGGAACTCTACTGCCTTGAACACGGGATCCAGCCGGACGGCCAGATGCCGAGCGACGTGACCATCGGAGGAGGAGACGACTTGTTCAACACCTTCTTCAGTGAGACCGAGGCGGGGAAGCACGTCCCCAGAGCCGTCTTTGTGGACCTGGAGCCCACCATCATCG ATGAAGTGCGCACCGGCACCTACAGGCAGCTGTTCCACCCCGAGCAGCTGATCACCGGGAAGGAGGACTCCGCTTACAACTACGCCCGGGGACACTACACCATCGGGAAGGAGATGATTGACCCGGTTCTGCACAGGATCCGCAAAATG GCGGACCAGTGCACCGGGCTTCAGGGCTTCCTGGTCTTCCACAGCTTCGGTGGAGGAACCGGCTCCGGTTTCACCTCCCTGCTGATGGAGCACCTGTCCGTGGACTACGGCAAGAAGTCCAAGCTGGAGTTCGCCGTCTACCCGGCGCCTCAGGTGTCTACGGCCGTGGTGGAGCCCTACAACACCATCCTCACCACCCACACCACCCTGGAGCACTCGGACTGCGTCTTCATGGTGGACAACGAGGCCATCTTCGACATCTGCCGCAGGAACCTGGACATCGGCCGTCCCACCTACACCAACCTGAACAGGCTGATCAGCCAGATCGTGTCCTCCATCACCGCGTCTCTGCGCTTCGACGGCGCTCTGAACGTGGACCTGACTGAGTTCCAGACCAACCTGGTGCCGTACCCCCGGATCCACTTCCCCCTGGCCACCTACGCCCCGGTCATCTCCGCCGAGAAGGCGTACCACGAGCAGCTGACTGTGGCCGAGATCACCAACGCCTGCTTCGATCCGGCCAACCAGATGGTGAAGTGCGACCCTCGCCACGGCAAGTACATGGCGTGCTGCCTGCTGTACCGTGGCGACGTGGTGCCCAAAGACGTCAACGCCGCCATCAAGACCAAGCGCAGAATCCAGTTCGTGGACTGGTGTCCCACCGGCTTCAAGGTAGGCATCAACTACCAGCCTCCCACGGTGGTTCCTGGAGGAGATCTGGCCAAGGTGCAGAGGGCCGTGTGCATGCTCAGCAACACCACGGCCATCGCCGAGGCCTGGGCCCGGCTCAACCACAAGTTTGACCTCATGTACGCCAAGAGGGCCTTCGTCCACTGGTACGTGGGCGAGGGCATGGAGGAGGGGGAGTTCTCCGAGGCCCGCGAGGACATGGCCGCCCTGGAGAAGGACTACGAGGAGGTGGGGGTCGACTCCATCGAGGGAGAAgatgaggagggggaggagtaCTAG
- the LOC118562968 gene encoding tubulin alpha-1B chain-like isoform X2, protein MRECISVHVGQAGVQIGNACWELYCLEHGIQPDGQMPSDVTIGGGDDLFNTFFSETEAGKHVPRAVFVDLEPTIIDEVRTGTYRQLFHPEQLITGKEDSAYNYARGHYTIGKEMIDPVLHRIRKMADQCTGLQGFLVFHSFGGGTGSGFTSLLMEHLSVDYGKKSKLEFAVYPAPQVSTAVVEPYNTILTTHTTLEHSDCVFMVDNEAIFDICRRNLDIGRPTYTNLNRLISQIVSSITASLRFDGALNVDLTEFQTNLVPYPRIHFPLATYAPVISAEKAYHEQLTVAEITNACFDPANQMVKCDPRHGKYMACCLLYRGDVVPKDVNAAIKTKRRIQFVDWCPTGFKVGINYQPPTVVPGGDLAKVQRAVCMLSNTTAIAEAWARLNHKFDLMYAKRAFVHWYVGEGMEEGEFSEAREDMAALEKDYEEVGVDSIEGEDEEGEEY, encoded by the exons cgTGAGTGCATCTCCGTCCACGTGGGCCAGGCCGGCGTCCAGATCGGGAACGCCTGCTGGGAACTCTACTGCCTTGAACACGGGATCCAGCCGGACGGCCAGATGCCGAGCGACGTGACCATCGGAGGAGGAGACGACTTGTTCAACACCTTCTTCAGTGAGACCGAGGCGGGGAAGCACGTCCCCAGAGCCGTCTTTGTGGACCTGGAGCCCACCATCATCG ATGAAGTGCGCACCGGCACCTACAGGCAGCTGTTCCACCCCGAGCAGCTGATCACCGGGAAGGAGGACTCCGCTTACAACTACGCCCGGGGACACTACACCATCGGGAAGGAGATGATTGACCCGGTTCTGCACAGGATCCGCAAAATG GCGGACCAGTGCACCGGGCTTCAGGGCTTCCTGGTCTTCCACAGCTTCGGTGGAGGAACCGGCTCCGGTTTCACCTCCCTGCTGATGGAGCACCTGTCCGTGGACTACGGCAAGAAGTCCAAGCTGGAGTTCGCCGTCTACCCGGCGCCTCAGGTGTCTACGGCCGTGGTGGAGCCCTACAACACCATCCTCACCACCCACACCACCCTGGAGCACTCGGACTGCGTCTTCATGGTGGACAACGAGGCCATCTTCGACATCTGCCGCAGGAACCTGGACATCGGCCGTCCCACCTACACCAACCTGAACAGGCTGATCAGCCAGATCGTGTCCTCCATCACCGCGTCTCTGCGCTTCGACGGCGCTCTGAACGTGGACCTGACTGAGTTCCAGACCAACCTGGTGCCGTACCCCCGGATCCACTTCCCCCTGGCCACCTACGCCCCGGTCATCTCCGCCGAGAAGGCGTACCACGAGCAGCTGACTGTGGCCGAGATCACCAACGCCTGCTTCGATCCGGCCAACCAGATGGTGAAGTGCGACCCTCGCCACGGCAAGTACATGGCGTGCTGCCTGCTGTACCGTGGCGACGTGGTGCCCAAAGACGTCAACGCCGCCATCAAGACCAAGCGCAGAATCCAGTTCGTGGACTGGTGTCCCACCGGCTTCAAGGTAGGCATCAACTACCAGCCTCCCACGGTGGTTCCTGGAGGAGATCTGGCCAAGGTGCAGAGGGCCGTGTGCATGCTCAGCAACACCACGGCCATCGCCGAGGCCTGGGCCCGGCTCAACCACAAGTTTGACCTCATGTACGCCAAGAGGGCCTTCGTCCACTGGTACGTGGGCGAGGGCATGGAGGAGGGGGAGTTCTCCGAGGCCCGCGAGGACATGGCCGCCCTGGAGAAGGACTACGAGGAGGTGGGGGTCGACTCCATCGAGGGAGAAgatgaggagggggaggagtaCTAG